The Natrinema sp. DC36 genome includes the window TGCGTCACGGAGTGCATGCGCTGTCCGGCGCTCGTCGACTCTCGAAGCCGGATCGTCAACGGTGCCGGACCCGAGGATGCCGACCTGCTGTTCGTGGGTGAGGGCCCCGGCGCGAAGGAGGACGAGCAGGGCGAACCGTTCGTCGGCCGTAGCGGCACCGTCCTGGACGACGGGCTCCGAGACGTCGGCCTCGAGCGAGGCGATATCCGGATCACCAACTGCGTGCGCTGTCGCCCGCCGGAGAACCGCGATCCGAAGAAAGACGAACTCGCGAACTGTCGGGGCTACCTCGAGCGGGAGATCGATCGCCTCGATCCCGAGGTGATCGTCACGCTCGGGAAGGTACCGAGCGAACACCTGCTCGAGCGGTCGGTCGCAGTGACCAAGGAGGCGGGCGATCTCGAGGAGATACGGATCGACGGCACGCCGCGGCGACTCCTGATCTGCGTGCACCCGGCGGCGACGCTGTACGACCGCAGCCAGGAGGAAACGTTCGAGAACGCCCTCGAGCGGGCGGCCGAACTCGCGGGCGTTGCCGACAGCGAGGGCGGACAGTCGCGACTCGACGGTTTCTGAGCGCAGGTGTCGCTCACCGGAGACGGCGAACGCGTCCGGTGAAAATTGACTGGAAGGGGAATACACTTTACCACGCCGCACCGATTACCGGTATGAGCACCGTCTCGTCTCCACAGGAGCAGTCCCTCGCCTCCGTCGTCATCGTCGACTACGGACTGGGGAACCTCCGCAGCGTCACTCGCGGCCTCGAGCGCGCGGGTGCCGATGTCGAGATCACCGACGATCCGGCGGCGTTCGCGGCGGCCGATGGCGTCGTTCTGCCGGGCGTCGGCGCATTCCGCGAAGGCGTCGAGAACGCCGACCCGCTCCGCGAGGACCTCCTCGAGGTGGCTGACAGCGGCACCCCTCTCTTCGGCATCTGTCTCGGCATGCAGATGCTGCTCACGACGAGCGAGGAGGGCGAAACCGACGGCGAGTCGGCCGTCCAGGGGCTGGATCTGATCCCCGGAACCAACGTCCGATTCGCGGAGGGCCAGAAGGTTCCGCACATGGGCTGGAACGAACTCGACGTCCAGCGGGATCACCCCCTCGTGGAGGGCGTGGACGGAAACTACGCGTACTTCGTTCACTCCTACTACGCGGCCCCGGACGACGAGCACGCGACGGTGGCGACGACGGACTACGAACTCGAG containing:
- a CDS encoding uracil-DNA glycosylase; translated protein: MGEMEDLCVTECMRCPALVDSRSRIVNGAGPEDADLLFVGEGPGAKEDEQGEPFVGRSGTVLDDGLRDVGLERGDIRITNCVRCRPPENRDPKKDELANCRGYLEREIDRLDPEVIVTLGKVPSEHLLERSVAVTKEAGDLEEIRIDGTPRRLLICVHPAATLYDRSQEETFENALERAAELAGVADSEGGQSRLDGF
- the hisH gene encoding imidazole glycerol phosphate synthase subunit HisH, encoding MSTVSSPQEQSLASVVIVDYGLGNLRSVTRGLERAGADVEITDDPAAFAAADGVVLPGVGAFREGVENADPLREDLLEVADSGTPLFGICLGMQMLLTTSEEGETDGESAVQGLDLIPGTNVRFAEGQKVPHMGWNELDVQRDHPLVEGVDGNYAYFVHSYYAAPDDEHATVATTDYELEFPSIVANEAGNVFGTQFHPEKSGETGLQILRNFVEICAEK